One Xiphophorus maculatus strain JP 163 A chromosome 15, X_maculatus-5.0-male, whole genome shotgun sequence genomic window, GAGGATATCAAACCAAATTTATCCCAAGAGCACAACAAGACAGGTTTACAAATTTAcctgttttatataaaaaataaaaataaaaaaacctatttTGCGCCTAATTAAGACACATTCATTTCAAGTAGTTTACAAAGCAAACAAATCCAATTCAGATAGAATAAAAAGCACTGGTAATGTAtctcacacttttttttatggaaaagcgcagcaaagttttcaaattgtatattttttatgcatctcacaaaatacttttattatattttttatgcagcCTCTAACTTTTCGgaacatttgtattttgttgattatatttattaaacacGCCAATTTTCAGAACGTTATAAAGAAAATTGACCTATTGgttgtcataaaaatattgattttagcttttattttattttttttttaaaaagcatttgattatttttattttgtaaattcatCTCAGGAAGTGACGTCACAAACGACACCGGAAATTTCCTAGTTTatctacatttgttttcttcttttttaccaTTGACTTTTTTGGAGCCTGTGTATCTGCAGCAGGGTGGCAAAGGTAGATAAAATGACTATTTGTTGTATAAGTCTATGTCTTGTTCTTCACACGCAGATTTATCTTAAAATAGTTAAGCTAGCCTTCTTTGAGCACTTAGCCTGATAGCTGTGTTTCGTTGCTAACAACTTTTCATTCATTGCAGCCTGTGCACTCTTCTTTGTCGTAGCTTTGTTAACAACCACATTATCTGGTTGAGCTCTAGCAGTTAGATTTCACCAGCTCTACGTTTTAGCTCGTAAAATTCCAGCTATTGTATCAAGTTTTTGCATGTATTTAGACGAATATTCGCGGTGTTTTGTTCATACCTAGCAACCGATTTGTATCAGGGCTAAACTGTTGATAACACAAAGCAGACTTAGCTATTTAGCCGTagatttgttattattttcttgGTTTTGCTTAAAAACTAGACAGTACATTGccagtatataaaaaaattgcatatttgTGTAGTTATTAACTTGATATATTTTCTTGATATATTTTCGGTGTCTGAGTATTTAGGGTAGTATGAATACGTTTAGTTCATTTAATGTCCAGATAGGGTTGTAGCAGTTAAAATTTCACACTTTCCAAGACGCAAATTCTAATtttagtacagaccaaaagtttggacacaccacaactacatctcgttgcttgtacttgtgacagtgcaatgacaataaagttgaattctattctaattcaatgagtttcctttattttcatgactattgacattgtagattcacactgaaggcatcaaaactatgaataacacatgtggaaatatgcactaagcaaaaaagtgtgaaacaactgaaaataccctttatattctagtttcttcaaagtagcaaccttttgctgtgattactgctttgcacacactctgcattttcttgatgagcttcaagaggtcgtcacctgaaatggttttcacttcataggtgttgccctgtcaggttaataagtgggatttcttgccttataaatagtcatgaaaataaagaaaacccattgaattagaaagatgtgtccaaacatttggtctgtactgtatatgtgctGAATAGATGGTAAGTGTTACAAATGGATGTGCATCAGAGATGAATGGGTAGATGTGAGAGAAGTAAGTGGATAAGTGATTGATGGGTGGATGATAATTTTGGATGCTGAAATATATTGCGGATAGATAGATGAGTATTATTGATTGATGGTTGTGTAATGGATACATAGATGGATGACTGAAGGGGTTGGACTGTTAGTTGGGTGTATTATTGATGAATGGAAAGAAGTGTGTCATGCGAGGCAGTTCATAATGCCATCTCTGTTGGTTAAACTCTTACAGCGCAAATTTATCTcatgattcattttgttttaggaattcaatggaaaaaaaaagttgatcaaAATACAGTGATAAAAGTGAGTAAAGACTAAATGCTGCAGagtaaattaatcaaaatactACTTAATTGTGTGTGTagttatgttttatgtttgactTATTagaaaatgattgagtttgtttcAGAGTGACATACATTAATGCTACCAACTTGTCCACCTCTTTCCCTTTACTCTCTTGTGAATGAGAAAAGCTCTGACAAATGTTGGCTTTAAATGCAGAATAGTTTTCTAATCGCTCTCATTAAGACAAATAATAAAGGTTCAATATggaagatgtgttttttttccagctcaagTGAAGGAGCTTTTCAGAaaacttcttcttttctctttagcCTCTTCTCCTCAACACTCCTTGACGTTATGGTGAGGAAAGAGTGAATAAAAAGCCACAGTGGTCTTCTGCACAGTTCTCCATGGATTCCAACAACGATGAAGCACTCGACATCATTGTTACAAATGTGGTGGCAACATTCAGGACCAGGTGTCACCTCAACTTGCGCAAGATTGCTTTAGAAGGAACCAATGTCATCTATAAGCCTGAAGTCGGGGTAAGTTAAACTTACGCCTtgtttcctttgagccgtacaGTACGGGTCGGTGCAGTTCAATACGCTATTTCATTGTCTGTTGTCATTGCAAAAGTGATCCATATCACTGACCAATACTACTGCATTCCTGTTGCACCTTCTGTTGTAGGGCTATAGAACAATAGTTCAGTACATTTAGAGTGGAGCAACTGGCGTCACACAATGAAGTCCACTGAATTACATTACTGTTTGTGAAAAGCATGAGACATACTTGTGCCTCAAGTTTGTCGTCTCACTTTTATGACACAACGCTGTGCGTTTGGGTTTAACAAACACCTTCCCTCTTTTGAATATGCAGGACCATAATTTAGCGTATCAAACCGCACCAACCCGTGCCATTCTGCTCAGTGGAAACGAGGCATTAGGACCTAGAGGAAACATATCTTCCAAGTTAGAAAGGATTGGAAAATGCACCATTCTGGATCATTGAATCTTTGCCAtatctttgttttcagaaagtGCTGATGAAACTCCGTAAACCAAAGATAACCGCTTCAATTTGGTCCTCAGGGAAGATAATCTGCACTGGAGCAACAAGGTGAGCAGTCTtggtatatataaaaaaaatatcttacacAGGTTATAGATTGTTGTGTTcagaattgaattattttgtgtatttatgtattatgcaaaataaattgcACTGGTTTGTTTTGTATAATGTCTTTACATAGCATTGGCTGTGACATGGCTTTAAATAAGGTGCTCACCTCAGGTGACACCTTGTGTTGTAGACACAGAGTTTGACAGAACTTCAGAAAGGGTGCAGAACTATTgctaaagcaaaaagaaaatacacaaagaatCAATTTTGTAACTATTTGTTGGTCTGTTTCCAGTATCAACATACAGGTTAGCCACAATTGCCAGTATTTTACCCACAAAATGATCAAGTGTTGCTTCtctgttgtaaataaaataaattaaatcatgttaCTTTTTTGTGAGTGTATAAATACTGTAATATTTGTTGAGTTTTAATATGGTGAGAATTTCATACTGGCCCATGCCTAATTTTTATCAGGTGTAACTGTGCTTTACATCCAGAGTCAAGTGTTTCCTTATCCTTAGTTAGTATCTTAATAATTTCTTGTGTCAGCATTGGAAAGCTGATAAAAATGTACCGGTAGTTCtttcaaagtgctgtacagaaatgctgctttgtgttttatgcatCCTAAAAACTCATAATCTCTGCTTTCTAATTCAGTGAGGAAGAGGCAAAGTTGGGCGCTCGGAGGTTAGCTCGCTGTCTGCAGAAACTGGGCTTTAAGGTGAGAACCGTCACACACAGAACCCGCCTTTTGTTACACACACAAAGCGAAGCTTTTTATAGAAGTCATGCTAATTAGTAATGAGAGGATGATAGCTTTGCTTTCCAACTGTCTTATTAagcttttaaatgtaatattctgCTGATGCTGAGCCGGTTATCAGACAGCATATGCAAGTTTGTGGTTTGTATTTTCCATTACTTGCCCTATCATCACTGCTTTAGTCAATTTGAGAGTGCATTTGCCCTCTCTCAGGAAGCAAAGCACTTAACAGAAATCGGAATAAACACATGCATCATCTGACTGAGGAATATCATGATGAATTGTCTTTTTACTCATCGTTTGCGTCAAACAGGTTATGTGTCATACTGAATGTAACAACAACTCAGAAAACAAGTTCTTATCTAGCCGTTGATTCAGCTTTATATGACCGGGAATGAGTTTTACTCTACAGCACAAATACTTGTCCATAAAATGTCCACACCTTCATTATTATTACAGATCTTTTGATTGCCAAGTTTTGTATAGTTACATTTGGTTTGGCATTTGTCCTAACTTATTACTATACATGAAAATTGTGTACctgacatttcattttcatctgtAAATGCATTCATATGTGCTTGTCGGTGTAGGTGAGGTTTTCGGCGTTCAGAGTTGTGAACGTGCTCGCTGTGTGCTCCATGCCGTTTGCAGTGCATCTTGTAGACTTCACAAAGAACAACCGACCCATTGCCAGGTAACACACTAATGTGCTCCACATCCACTGTTATGAGGCCACCATCGTTATGTAGGTAGAccatacaaattaaatattgtctGCAGAGTTAGACTCTACAGTTCAGTCTAAAATCTCCCAGATTTAGTCCACCAGATTAAAATGCTGCCTCTAAGCAAAATGAATAATGATTTGGTCCTTTTTGATAATAAATtagtttgtttggatttttttaaaatgcctgtTGGCAAATGATTCCCTCTAGTGGCTGCATTTTGAACTACAAAGTACATCAACGCTTCCAATTTCTAATGTGtgataaaagtttatttctgtttgccaGTTATGAACCTGAACTCCATCCTGCTGCTACTTATCGaatcaaaaatctgaaggcTACTGTCCAAGTGTTTTCTACTGGCAGCCTCACAGTGACAGGTATGTTACTCTCAcatgaccacacacacacacacctacctTCTTTGCCCTCCTTTATCTACAGCTAGAGGGCATACAAGCTTAAGGAATTGAGGTTGTGTTGTTGTGTGACACTTTTACAGCCTGTTAACAGACGtttctgaatacatttttaatatatttaatatactGTATTGATATACAAGTTGCTATATTGAGTCCTCCGCACTGACAGTAATTTCAGgtatctcaataaattagaatattattgaaaacttgatttatttgaGGAATTACACAGGAAAGTCAAAGTAATTTATGGATTCATTACACTCAGTGATATATTTcattctttaatttaaatttctatATTGAGGGTCAAACTGTACAATGTCCTTGCCTAACAAGCTGACTGTTCAGAGTGCTGCATGTGCTGTCAAACTCctcttttcagattaaagtcaATTCTGCATTTTATTAGGAAAATTAAGTTttcagagtctggaggaagagtagAGCTGTAGCTTAAGGTCCAGTGATGATTGAGGGTGTCGCGTCAGCCGGTTCCTTTTGGTCCACTGTGTCCACAGTATAGTGGACCGCCAAATAAGCTCTTTAGAAATGCTGATTTAAATTCTGCCAGGGCTTGGCAGCTGCTCACATGGCCTTACCCATAactaataataatgaaatgtCAAATCCCTCAATCAGAAGGGATATTTAATTGAGCATATCTCCGTTCTGACCTAAACGATCTACCGCTTATTAAAAGGAAGATTAGATCACTTGGCTaatatttctatattaaaacatatttttttatgtaatatttacattttctgaggAGCAATTGTTTTTCCTCATCAGCTTCAATccataattatcaaaataaactcTAAACTTTTGTCTTTCATGTTTGTATAATTATTACTCTCTGAACATGCTTCAGTGCTGTCACACATTCCTGACTCCCCTCATATTTAGGACCAAATGTGCAGAGCGTGGCCTCAGCAGTGGAGTACATCTACCCACTACTGTATGAGTGTCAGAAACCCCGctgcaaataaagcaaaagagaACAGAGGGGATCCATGGGAGAGCAGGAGAATCATCAGGAAGCACTTTATCCTTGGATAGATGTTGCAACAGCAAGAAATGTCGAAACCACCCGACTGATTGGACTTGGATGTTAGAATCCTATTTATTGGAGTTGGATGAAGATCGTTGCTTTGGGTGTCTTTTTTCCATGGGCACAGAAAAACGCTCAACGGTGTTGATCATTGCAAAGTTGTCGTTTTCAGCCCCATATATAGCAAGTCctccttttgtgttttcttgctaAGAATCTCCGT contains:
- the tbpl1 gene encoding TATA box-binding protein-like protein 1, which encodes MDSNNDEALDIIVTNVVATFRTRCHLNLRKIALEGTNVIYKPEVGKVLMKLRKPKITASIWSSGKIICTGATSEEEAKLGARRLARCLQKLGFKVRFSAFRVVNVLAVCSMPFAVHLVDFTKNNRPIASYEPELHPAATYRIKNLKATVQVFSTGSLTVTGPNVQSVASAVEYIYPLLYECQKPRCK